AGCGATCCGATGCCCAAACCGAAGCGTCGACGTCGGACGACTTCTGGGAGCAGGTGTACGAACAGACGGGAATCACATACGAGGACGGAGAGATCACACTCAGTGGGAATAAGAACGCCAAGGATAACCTGGTCGCGTTTGTCGACTTCCTGCTCGTCAACGGATACCTCACGGAAGGCGATCTCCCGATCAAAAGCGGCTGGAAGCGGTACCTGATCAATACGGAACCGCTTCATCAGAAGGGAGGATCGATGGCAGAGGACGTCGAGGTCACTGATGGGGTCTATCTCGAGACGAAGTATAGTCGAAAAGACATCTGCAAGAAGATCAAGGAACTCGCAGAGCGGGTCGGTGAACTGGAATAACGATGTCATCGCAAATCGAGCACCAAGATGAACAGCAACGAATCGCAGAACTCGAGCAACGAGTAGCTACACTTGAACGCCTCCACGACGACCAGATACTCGAGTGGGCACGGCGGAAACAGCAGGGCCACGAGGAAGCCAAACGTCGCGATGCCCGCGAAAAGCTTGAGACTGGCGAGGTACGGACGATCGTCATTCAGAGTCCGCCTGGCGAGGAAGGGCCGGACGCGTTCGCGAAAATAGAGGGAGTCGCCACATTCGTCGACCCGGCGGGGCAGGATCTGCCGAGTGGTGCTACCGTCCAGGCAAAGCTGACTGACGTTCGAGAAAGTTCCGCAAACGCGATCGCCCTCGAGGTCCTCGACGACCAGCCCTAGTCCTCAGTGAACTCGAGCAGAGACGTATCGACACCGAGCATCTTCAGGTATGTGTCGTCACCCGTAGCCTCGGCAAGTCCCTCACAGACGTCTTGGAGTTCGTCAGTATCCCACTGCTCGAGATATTCACTCGTCGACTTGTCCTGTTCGAAGCGGTACCGGAGGAAGTGTGCTTTATCGAGAGCAGTGAGATCACCATTGTCCTCCTGGACCTTGCTCTGGACGTAGGCCTGGCGTTTTTTGTCAGCCCAATCACAGAGATTGAAGTCACCACCGTCCACATCGAATAGCACCATCTCTCTCATGGATTTTTCAGCGGCGTCAGAGCGTTTGAGGTGCTTATTCAGACTATCATATGTAGGCTGTCGTTCCTCAAGAAGATCCAGATACACATCCTGCTCACCACGTTCCCCCTTCTGTATGATTCCGTAAATTTCATCGACGACTTCTTTCGCCGTCATACCTTCTCTAGCTCCTCTGATTTGATTATGATGCTTAGAATATTCTTGGAAGCACTTCCCCATCTCGATCACACCGATATCCCCTCCGGTAAGATCCCTATTTTTCTCAAGTGTTTCACGTGTTTCTTGAGCCGTTCTTACGATTTGACGACGCAAAGAATTCCAAGAAATCGGAGTAGTAGAATCAATAGGACGAGCTACAATTACGATATCAAAAGCTACAGCTTCGTCTTTATTGAACTTGTTCAGATCAGAATTTATTGGGTAAGTGGCTGTCACTTCAAAGCCGTTCTCACAAAGCGATTTCAGAAGTTCACCCCAAGACTCTTCGTCACTGTGATGATATGTGAACGCGAGAACACCGTTTTCCTTGAGGGCCTTATTTATGACATTCAGTGCTTCTCCCATCTCGTGTTCAAAATCATCAGCGGTCTTATCAAGATGTGGATTAGTTACGATAGATTCGGTTCTCGGAGTCTGATCCCGATCAAATCCGGGATAAACATCTTCCAGAAGGATCTTTTGCCAGACATAAAAATAATCAGCAACCTCCGAGTAGATTATATTATCATAGTACGGAGGATCAGTGATAACAGCATCAAATTCAGATTCAGCAGTAATATTACGCATATCATCCTGATATATTTGGGCGTTCAAACCTATCGGTTGAGAGAATTCTTCTGTTTCGAGAGTTTCTCCATCTTCCCTATATCGTTCAGTGGGGGAACCAGCATATTCGACACCGTTCTTTACCATATCCCACATTGCGGTGAACGTTCCTGTCCCGAATTTAGTACCCCAAACATTATTCTCCACGGGAAGTTGGGGGGAGACAAACGAGTTTTTATTAAATAGATTAGAAATGAGATTTTTGCCAGGATTATACGAAGTCATTATGGTATTATAGTTTAGTGCTTCAGATAGAGCTAGTAGTAAATATTCTCTAGCAGGATTTTCTATATCATCAATAGACTTCATCAGCTTTGAGAGGCAAAGCAGCTGCCTCTCATTAAACATATCTGTCCAGTCTTCCAGACCATGTTGAAAGACATCATTTCCACTTACCGAAGAGGCCGCTGTAATCGCTCCCTCAGGGATCGGTTCATGTGGAACAAATTCATGTAGATCAGTACGAGTTTGCCATTCGCGTTTAGCATCTTCGAACAGATTCTTATCACGCCCATCAGCCCCTTTGTAGCTTTTGTACTCGCTCTTCGAATGGCCCTGTGTATCACACTCAGAACAATAATACTCCACAGCATAGAGACGTTGGTTGGGTTTCCCCTGAGAGGCTATAGCATCGGTTATAGATTCCTTTTGGCCACATTTGGGACAGGTGTAGTAACCCCCCCGAGTAACATGACCGTTTTTCGGGACGAATTGGTTGTTACAGTGATCGCATTCACTTTTATCCTGCCAATCATCCACTAGCGTAACTCCTTCACAATCAGGACAGGATACATAATATTTGTCTTTATTTTCGCCATACCGACCTTTGGCTACGCGATAATCTTTGAACAACGGGACTGTGTGACCACATGAAACACAATCTAGTTCTTTATACCAGAAGTTGTATATCACATCAGCATCGTGGTCGCCGTGAGGACAAGATGTTCGATAGTATTTTTGAATTTCGTTGGCAACCTCCTCTTTTATTTCTTCAAATGCTTCTTCAAGCTGGTCTACATTAGTCTGTCCGGCTTCAAGTTGCATTTTCGTGACAAACCATGCGACAGGATTCAGGTCTATACCGACAGATTCCACGCCGAATCGAGATGCTTCAACCAGAGAGGTTCCTCCTCCCATAAAGGGGTCGAGAATTTTCTGATTCTTAATCCGGACATCTTTAGTGTAAAAATCCCAGAGCGATTCGGGATCATCCATAGATATCTGCGATATTGCCTCAATGAGGTCATCCTTGCCGAGACCATTGTTACCGAGCGTTTGATTTTCACCTGGATCATACACATCTATCCCCTCAGAGGAAGTCCGGTCGTTGAGGAGCGTGTAGAGTGTAATAGCACGAAAAAGGCATCCTGGGCGACGTGCCCACCATTTATGCATCGTGTATATAGGCCGGTAATGCTGCTTGGCCAGCCCCTCTTTCTCAGCGATTTCGTTCACCCGCTCAATCGGGAAGCCACGTTCGATAGGGAGTTCAGAACGACCTTCCTCTCGTGGTTGCTGCTCAGACATTTGATATCCTTCCATTTTCACGAGAGACATATAAATCTGGTACTACGCTTGCCTGTCACAGACGAAGTTGGAATTCGACAGTGGTGGTATTGCTGTCAGTAAGAGGTCCTCGTCTCCATTGTAATCATCTGTTCTAGTTTAGCGACGGGGTGAAGCAGGATCTCAGCAGAGACTATACCAAATTGGAGTGGACTGGCTCAGGAGAGTGGGTCGCTGGAACAGGCAGTCACGGATTCGTCGTGTGATACCTTTGAGGCGGCGCACTCACGGCTGTGAGTGCGTCGCCGTTCCAGAGCTGCCGCTATTGAGACAGGGGGTTCCCCGGTCGTCAGGCGAGTTCGTTACCAGAACTCGCCTGACTTAACCTGATCACGTAATCTCGGACGATGCGGATTTGGATCACGTGACGCCCATAACAACAACTCATCTAAATCCGGGAGTTCGTACCCTAAATCGAGCATCACATACAACTGGATCAGGTGTGCGTGGCGTTCGACAGCGTGAGAACATCGCCGACGAGGGAGTTGCGGCGACGACGCTGCGGCGTCGTCGGCGCTTTCCTGTTGTTTTCTGTCTAGTTTCTGGAGTTCATCGACGATAACACGGCTCATCAGCAGTGAGATCGCGGCCATGATGACCAGCGCCTCGATGATGTACGGATCGGTCGTGTTGATCTCGTCAAGTCCGAAGCGCGATTTCAGTTCCTTGAATAGCAATTCGATCTCCCAGCGCGCCCGATAGAGCTGTGCGATATCGGGCGCGCTATAGTCGTCTTTCGAGAGATTCGTCAGATAGAGGTGGTACTCCTCAGTGTCCTCGTTCCAAACACCAACCAACCGGAACGTTCGGGTCGTGCTGGTGCACGACCCTCGCTTTCGCTCGAACGAGAGGGTAATGCGAACATCGATTTCCTGTCGCTGCAGGTCGTCAAGGACGTCCTGCAGCGACTCTCCTTCGAGCGGGATACTGTTGCCCCGCCACGTCCGGAGCTCTTCGACGATCTCGAAGTTTGCGTCGTCCTTCACACGGGAGACGAACCAGCCGTTATTCTGGTCAATGCGGTCGAACAACCAGAAGTCGTAGAAGCCGAGATCAAGCAGGATAAGTGCGCCAGCTACCCACTCGCCGGTGGGTAGCTGGCTCCGTTCTTGGGTTTTAGCGTCAGTTGTCTGGTACCGTGCCGGAAGGCCAGTTGAGAGTGATTCTGTTAGGTGAAGTTTCAGACCAGCCTGATCGTCACCGGTTGCAGCGTACACATCTGCAGCATCTTGATAGAGAGACACAATGCTCCCATCGACGATGAGGACGTCTCGAAACCGTTCGAGACGTCCGCTAAGGTCGGCACTTCTGGTATCGAGATTCTCGATGGCGTCATCGAGAATCTCTCGAAGGAGTGCAACGAACGGTGGAGAGAACCACCCGTGGAAGGTTGCATAGGAGAGTTCGTCACAGTCAGCCATCTCGACGAATCGTTCGAGAAAGGCCTGAATAGATCGGTCTGATCCAGCAGCGAAGCCGAGTGAAAGCGTGTAGAACAGCGCAACAGCGTCGAATTTCCGTTCACGCTCTACGAGATTCGTTGCGCGAGCGCGCTCGCGCAACTCATCGGAGGGAAACGCTCTTTGAATCCGATCAACAATCACTGAATCCGGTGGGGAGTAGGTCACACTATCCACCGGATTTCTCTGACTGGTAGTCACAACGATATCTAGTCAGACGGCGCTACACTCTGCTAAACTAGAACGAATGGCTAAACTAGAACGAATGCCATTGTAATAGAGTCCCGCTGCCAGTCGCTACTTGAGAACTCCAATTTGAACGTTCCTGTACTACGGGCTGTCTCCGCATCTGCATAGCGAACAATCGGATCCGTCGACAGAACCTCGGTCACCCTGTACACACGATATCGCTCCGACTCTGCTTCGAGCAGTTGCGTTTGCGTGGTATTCAGATCGAAATTCTGTTTCGACTCTTTTGTTGATTTGACCTCGACAATCTGTCCATCGGGGTCATTGATAGAGCCGACATCCAAATCCCGGCCGATTTTTGCCTGCCTGACGTCGACGTCTTGCTTCGCCTCCAGTTGCAGCTTCACGAAGAGC
This genomic window from Halobiforma lacisalsi AJ5 contains:
- a CDS encoding DUF1156 domain-containing protein, coding for MSEQQPREEGRSELPIERGFPIERVNEIAEKEGLAKQHYRPIYTMHKWWARRPGCLFRAITLYTLLNDRTSSEGIDVYDPGENQTLGNNGLGKDDLIEAISQISMDDPESLWDFYTKDVRIKNQKILDPFMGGGTSLVEASRFGVESVGIDLNPVAWFVTKMQLEAGQTNVDQLEEAFEEIKEEVANEIQKYYRTSCPHGDHDADVIYNFWYKELDCVSCGHTVPLFKDYRVAKGRYGENKDKYYVSCPDCEGVTLVDDWQDKSECDHCNNQFVPKNGHVTRGGYYTCPKCGQKESITDAIASQGKPNQRLYAVEYYCSECDTQGHSKSEYKSYKGADGRDKNLFEDAKREWQTRTDLHEFVPHEPIPEGAITAASSVSGNDVFQHGLEDWTDMFNERQLLCLSKLMKSIDDIENPAREYLLLALSEALNYNTIMTSYNPGKNLISNLFNKNSFVSPQLPVENNVWGTKFGTGTFTAMWDMVKNGVEYAGSPTERYREDGETLETEEFSQPIGLNAQIYQDDMRNITAESEFDAVITDPPYYDNIIYSEVADYFYVWQKILLEDVYPGFDRDQTPRTESIVTNPHLDKTADDFEHEMGEALNVINKALKENGVLAFTYHHSDEESWGELLKSLCENGFEVTATYPINSDLNKFNKDEAVAFDIVIVARPIDSTTPISWNSLRRQIVRTAQETRETLEKNRDLTGGDIGVIEMGKCFQEYSKHHNQIRGAREGMTAKEVVDEIYGIIQKGERGEQDVYLDLLEERQPTYDSLNKHLKRSDAAEKSMREMVLFDVDGGDFNLCDWADKKRQAYVQSKVQEDNGDLTALDKAHFLRYRFEQDKSTSEYLEQWDTDELQDVCEGLAEATGDDTYLKMLGVDTSLLEFTED
- a CDS encoding IS4 family transposase, whose protein sequence is MDSVTYSPPDSVIVDRIQRAFPSDELRERARATNLVERERKFDAVALFYTLSLGFAAGSDRSIQAFLERFVEMADCDELSYATFHGWFSPPFVALLREILDDAIENLDTRSADLSGRLERFRDVLIVDGSIVSLYQDAADVYAATGDDQAGLKLHLTESLSTGLPARYQTTDAKTQERSQLPTGEWVAGALILLDLGFYDFWLFDRIDQNNGWFVSRVKDDANFEIVEELRTWRGNSIPLEGESLQDVLDDLQRQEIDVRITLSFERKRGSCTSTTRTFRLVGVWNEDTEEYHLYLTNLSKDDYSAPDIAQLYRARWEIELLFKELKSRFGLDEINTTDPYIIEALVIMAAISLLMSRVIVDELQKLDRKQQESADDAAASSPQLPRRRCSHAVERHAHLIQLYVMLDLGYELPDLDELLLWASRDPNPHRPRLRDQVKSGEFW